The genomic segment CGCGCTGGTCGCGGCGCTCACCGTGATCGCCACGAGCGACTTCGGGCAGCTCCGCTGGATAGCGCTTCTCGCGGTCGCCGCACTGCCCGCGGTGCTGGCCCCCGACCATCATCTGCTGGCCCCGCTGGGCCGCTTCGCCGAGGTCGTGGTCACCTGTCTCGCGGCCGGGTCGGTGGCCGCCGCGAGCGACAGCAACAACACATTGGATGCCGGGTTCGGCGCCGAGGCGGTGCTGCCCTACCTGGCGGTCCCGTTGCTCACCGCGGCTCTGCGCCGCCGCCCCACCGAGGGCACGGCGCTGCTCGGCGTCGCGGCCGTCTCCCTGGTGGTCGGGGGCACGCTGGTCGGCGACGTGATCACCCAGCCCGGGTTCCTCGCGGTGGGCGGCCAGTGGCTGGTGCTGGGCGCGATCATCACGTTCGCGGCCGACACCATGCGCCGGTTCATCCAGCCCGCCGAACCCACCCCCCAGCCTTACGCGGAAGCCACCCGCCTGCTGACCCAGCTGCGCAGCGTGGCCCGGTCGCTGCCCGGGGCCACTCTGGACCCGGGCGGCATCTCCGAGCACCTGCTCGAGGAGCTGCGCCTGATCAAGCCGTCCGACCGGGCCGCGGTGCTGTCGGCCAGCGGCGGCGGGCGGCTGGTCGTATTGGCCCAGACCGGGGTCGAACGGGTCGACTGGGAGGTCACGCTCGACGCCGACTCCGCCATCGCCGACGCCTGGGCCAGTCAGCAGCCGCAGGTCGCAAGCCGCTCGCAGGCCCGGTCGAGCCGCCGCGGCGACACCTCCTCGCTGGTCGTCCCGCTGGTCGCCGGCGTTCGGACGATCGGTCTCGTCATCCTCGAAAGCGACGTCGCCAACGCGTACCCGAAGGAAACCGTCGGCGAGGTGACCTGGGTGACCGACGCCGCGGCCCTGCGGCTGGAGGCCGCGCTGCTCTTCGACGACGTGCGGTCGCTGGCCACCAACGAGGAACGGCAGCGGCTGGCCCGCGAGATCCACGACGGGGTCGCGCAGGAGCTCGTCATGGTCGGCTACGGCATCGACAACGCCCAGGCCACCCTGCCCGAGGGCGCGGAGGAGACGGCCGAGGAACTGCGCGCGCTGCGGGCCGAGGTGACGCGGGTGATCACCGAGTTGCGGCTGAGCCTGTTCGAGCTGCGCTCCGAGGTGGACCGCAACGGCGGCCTGGCCGCGGCGATCGCCGAATACGCGCGCACCTTGGGCACGTCGGCCGGGCTGCGGGTGCACTTCACGTTCGACGAGTCGACGGCCCGCCTGCCCGCGGCCACGGAGGCCGAGCTGCTGCGCATCGCCCAGGAGGCGATCACGAACGCGCGCAAGCACGCCGGAGCCTCTAATCTGTGGGTTACCTGTACTGTCGACCCGCCCTACGCCGAAATCGAAGTCTCCGACGACGGACGGGGCTTCGCCGACGACCGCCCGGACGGTCGTTACGGCCTGACCATCATGGCCGAGCGGGCCGAACGGATCCGGGGCCGATTGAAGATCACGCCGCGACACCCCAGCGGGACAACCGTTGCCGTAGTGCTCGGATCCCCTGCCAGGCGCGATAGCGTGCGGGATAGCGTTTCCGCTCCAGAAGGGGAGTAACCCGAGCATGTCGACCAGTCCGGCGCCGACTACGCGCACCAAGGTCCTCCTTGTTGACGATCATGACTTGATTCGTAAGGGGCTGCGACACGCATTCGAGCGCGACCGTCAGTTCGAGGTCGTCGGCGAGGCGGCCACGGCCGCCGAAGCGGTCCGGCAGGCCGGCGCGCTGCAGCCCGATGTTGTGATCATGGACCTCCGCCTGCCCGACGGCAGTGGTCTCGAGGCGACCAAGGCCCTCCGCAAGAACAACGCCAACATGGGCATCGTGGTGCTCACCATGTACGCCGGTGACGATCAGCTGTTCGGCGCGCTCGAGGCGGGCGCCAGCGCGTTCGTGCCCAAGACGGCCCCGGCCGACGAGGTCGTCGCGGCCGCCCGGCACGCGGCCTCCGCGCCCAGCGCTTTCACCGCGGCCGACCTGGCCGAGGCCATGAAGCGCCGGCTCGCCCCGTCGGGCCCGCAGCTCTCGCCGCGCGAGGGTCAGGTGTTGCGCCTGCTGGCCGACGGCATGAGCGTGGCCGGCATCGCCAAGCAGCTGTTCGTGTCGGAGTCCACGGCCAAGACCCACATCTCGAAGCTGTACGAGAAGCTGGGCGCCGCCAACCGGGCCCAGGCCCTGATGACGGCCCTGCGACTGGGCCTGCTCGAGGCACCCGACGCCCCGAAGTTCTGAACGCTCGCTTCCCCACGACGTCAGCGCCCGGTCCCCCCACCGGGCGTGTCGTGTTTCTGGGCCGCCTTCGCCTTATGCGCTCTTGGCACTCAGCCGCTTGATGGCCAGATAGGCCTCGCACCCCAGGCAGAGCCCGAAGGCCGCGTTCAGGAACGCCGCCAGCAGTGCGAAAGCCGCAAAGACCACCCCGAGCGTCGTCATCCCGGAGAGGTACGCGACACTCGCGACAGCCATGAAGCTAAATCCGACCAACTGCGCGAAGCGTACGGGTGGGACGGGTTCCCGCTCGGCCGGCGGCCCCAGGCGGGGCAGCAGAAGGGCGCGATAGACGTACGCATAAGGCCCGCGCCGGGGGTCGGCCGCGGTGATTGCGAAGATCACCGCCTGAGCGAGCGCGAGCCATCCCCACCCGGTCGCCAGCACGACGACGAGAACGACGCTGGTCACCGTGGCGGCGAACCGCTGCCCGCGGGGGTCGAGTTCCATGCGGTCAGGGTCGCACCCACCTGGCCTTTTGCCGCCGCCCGGGACCAGTGAGGGGCATCTCAGCTCTCCAGGTCGAGAACGACCTTCCGCAGCAGCCCGTTGAGCTGGGTCAGTTCCTCGTACGAGAGCGCCCGCAGCAGGCGCTGATCGCGGGCCATCCCCTCGAAGATGTACTTGTTCCACATCGCGCGCCCGGCGGCGGTCGGCCGGATCAGCACCCGGCGGCGATCGGTGTCGTCGTTCTCACGGGTCACCAGCTCGGCGGCCACCAACCGGTCGAGCCGGCTCGTCATCGCAGCCCGGGTGACCTTGGACGCCTCGGCCAGCTGGGCCGGCGTCGCCTCGATCGGCCACGGCTGGATCATCAGCACGTGCAGGGTCTTGTAGTCCTCGGCGCTCAGCTCGCGCGACTCGGCGAACGCGGCCGCGTCGGCTCGCCGGGCCTCGCGCTGGATGTAGTTCATCCGCACCAGCGCCCCCTCGACCTCGGGCGCGAAGGACGGCTCGTCCTTCCAGAACGCCGACCACCGGGCCACATGCTGATCGACGCTGTCCTGCTCCATGCCGCCATTCTGTCCCGGTCGGCACCCTCTGCGACGTCGCCCTCCCGGGAACACGCCGACATCTAATTTTTAGATTGCTAATAGTTAGACGGTGAACTAGTTTCCTCGTCATGCGGATCTCCGACTTCCGGCTGCTCGCGGCCGGGCAGACCCTCTCCTGGATCGGTAACGGCTTCCAGACAGTGGCGCTCGCCGTCGCCGTCGTGCTCGCCGGCGGCGGTCCCGGCGACCTGGGCCTGGTCATGGCGTCGTCGATCGTGGCCCGGCTGGTCTGCACCCTCTTCGGCGGCGTGTGGGCCGACCGTCTGCAGCCGCAGCGCGTCATGGTCGGTTCCGATCTCGTACGGCTCCTCACCGCGACCGCCATGGCAGTGATGTTCGCCAGCGACGGCTACCACCTGGTGCTGCTGTGCGCCCTGGCCGCCATCTCGACCGGGGCCGCGAGCTTCTTCGACCCGGCCTTCGGCGCGCTCCGCCCCCTGCTCGTGCCAGCCGGGAAACGCCAGTCGGCCAACGCCACGTTCAGCATGTTGCAGACCGGCAGCCAAGTGGCCGGCCCCGCGCTCGGCGGCCTGACCGTGGCCGCGTTCGGCGCCTCGGCCGGCTTCACAGTCAACGCCGTCAGCTTCCTGGCCTCGATGGTCGCCGCGCTGCTGCTGCGGGTGCGGGCCGAGCGCGGCCCCCGCACGTCGATGCTGAGCGAACTGGCCGAGGGCTGGCGCGAGATCAGTAAGCGCGACTGGCTGATCGGCGGCCTTTTCAGCGCGACCGTCTACCACGTGGCCAACGGCATCATCCTGGTCCTGGTGCAGGTCGTGGCCATCGAACGCCTGGGCGGGCCCTCCGCGGCCGGTTTCATCGCCGCCGCCGAAGGCCTGGGCGGCGTGCTGGGCGCGGCGATCGCCCTGCGCTTCAAGCCGCGCCGGCTGCTGCGCGCCGGATGGCTGACGCTTCTGCTCATGCCGTTGTGGGCCCTCGCGTACGTCTGGCCGGCCGAACTGATCGCCGTCATCGCCGGCGCCATCATCGGCTACGCGGGCCTGATCTTCTTCGACGTGGCCTGGGAGACCGCGATCCAGGACAACGTGCCACAACGCATGCTGGGCCGCGTCTCCTCCTGGGACTACTTGACGTCGTTCCTGGCCATGCCCCTGGGCAACGTCCTCGCGGGCCCGCTGTCGGCCCGCTACGGCACCGACAAGGTCCTGACCGCCTGCGCCGCAGTCCTCTTCTGCTCGGCCGCGGTCCAGCTCCTGGTGCCCGGCACCCGCAGCCTCACCCGGACCCAGCCCGAGCCGGCCAACCCCAGCCGCCCTCCGGAACTCGCCGAAACCACCGGAACCTGACCACCGCTCCGCCCCGCCGCCCAGCCCGGCCGGCCCGCACGACCGGTTACCCGTCCGGGCTGGGCGCTCCGCCCGGCCACGCAGCCGGACCAGCCACCCTTCGCCCGGCCACTCGCGTGTCCACCTGACTCAGCCCAGCCCCTCCACCCAACCGCCCAGCGGCGCCGGCCGCCCCTCCACCGCAGCCGCCCCAGCGGCGTCAGCAAGCCAGCTGACCAGCCACCCAGCCAACCCCGGCCACCCAGCCGGCCCGGCCTCCTTCGCCAACCCTCCCCGTTGCAGCCGCGGCGCGGCGTCAAGCCGAGCCAGCGCGGAGCGATCGCGTAGCCGCGTGACGACCGGACCGCACCCCCTGGCGGGCCAGCCGCTTCCGCTCCCATTGGTTGCGGGAGGCAGCGTCGAGCCGGGCCAGCACGAAACGATCCCACGGTGCACGAGGCGCCGCGTAGCGATCCCGCCAGCACGGAACGGTCCCCTCGGTGCGGGAGGTGGCGCGGGGCGGCCGGGCCAGCAGGGACGTGGGCTGGATCGCTCGATCTCGCCACTCCGGGGATGGCGTGACAGAGTTGTCCTATGGATCTGGTGGGTGTCGTCGCGATCGTCGCCGTGCTGGTCGTGGGCGTCCTGGTCGGGTTGTGGCGACGCCGCACGGACGGTCTCATCCGTGATGTCGCGCCCGCTGGGAACATCGGGCATGACGCCACGAGTCCCGGCCACGCGCCGGTGCGGTCGGGCACAGTGGTGCTGCCGCCCGAGGTTGGCACGGTGGCCGGCAAAACGGTCGCGCCATTCACGGCCGCGGCTGAAGCCGAGGCCGCCACCACGCCGGGCCCGGTTTCTCAGGGCGCCGCCCCGACCACCGAGGTGGCCGCCGTGACGAGGACTGGAGCCGGTGTCGTAGCGGCCGACGAGCGGGAGGAGCCAGGCGTGATCGAGGCGACCCCCCACGACCCCAGCGCCGCCGGTCAGCGGCTGGACGACGCGTTGCTGAGGGAGCTCGGCGTCGGCGAGGCCAGGGCGACCCTCCTGCAGTTCTCCTCCGCCTTCTGCGCCCCCTGCCGGGCCGTGCGGCGGGTCAGCGAGGAGGTCGCCGCCCTGATTCCCGGCGTGCGGCACGTCGAGGTGGATGCCGAGAGTCACCTCGAAGCCGTGCGGGCCTTGGGGATTTGGCGGACCCCGACGCTGCTCGTGCTGGACGGTGAGGGCCGCGTCGCCAAGCGGGCCACCGGCGTGCCGGCCAAGCCTCAGCTGATCGCCGCGCTGGGCGAGGTTCTTTAGGCCGGCGACAGCAGCCGGTCGAGCCGGGCCGCCTGGTTCTCCCAGCGCCATTCCTGCTCGACCCAGGCCCGCCCGGCCGCGCCCATCGCCTTGGCCCGGGCCGGGTCGGTGAGCAGGTCGGTCAGGCGGGCCGCGATCGCTTGGACGTCGCGTCCGCCCACCACGTGGCCCGTTTCGCCGTCCCGCACCGCGTCCGGCGCGCCGCCCGAGTCGCCACCCACCACGGGCAGTCCCGTGGCCGACGCCTCCAGGTAGACGATGCCGAGGCCCTCCACGTCGAGGCCACGAGCGCGGGTGCGGCACGGCATGGCGTAGACGTCACCCGCCGCGTAGTGGGCCGGCAGTTCGGCCCACGGCACCGAGCCGGTGAAGACGACGTCTTTTTCCACGTCGTGGTCGCGGGCCAGCTTTTCCAGCGTTTCCCTGTACGGTCCGCCGCTAACCAGCAGCAGCGCCGCGCCGGGCACCCGGCGGCGGATCGTGGGCAGGGCCCGGATCAGCATGTCTTGACCTTTGCGGGGCACCAGGCGCGAGACGCAGACGATCACGGGCCGGTCGCTCAGGCCGTGGCGGGCCCGCACCTCGCTGCCGTCGACGCCGGGGTGGAACGTGTCGACGTCGACCCCGGGGGCCAGCCGTTCCAGCGCGGTGAGGCCGTGCAGCGCCCGGGCCAGCCTGGTGCGCTGGTATTCGCCGAGGTAGGTGATGACGTCGGTGCCGCGGGCGATGCGCCGGAGCAGGGCGCGGGCGCCGGGCAGGGCGGCCCAGCCGATTTCGTGGCCGTGGGTGAGGGCGACCGCCCGGGTGATGCCGGCCCGTTTGCGCAAGCCCTCGGCGAGCAGGCCGAGCGGGGCGGCGGCGCCGAACCAGACGCGGTCGCAGTCGTGGGCCCGGGCGATCTCGGCCGCGCGGCGGGCGACCGCGGGCGTGGGCAGCAGGATGCCGGTTTTCTCGCGGACGACCTCGAACGGCTGGTCGGCGTCGAACTTCTCGGCGCCGCGCCACGTCGACGCGTAGACGACCAGCGAGCCGCTGGGCCGGCGGACGGCCAGGTTGTGCACGAACTGCTGGATGCCGCCGGGGCGGGGCGGGAAGTCGTTGGTGACCAGCAGGGTGCGGCCCATCAGCGCTCGCCCCGGGCGTAGGCGCGGGCGGCGGCCATCCGTTCCACCGTGGACGGGTGTGAGGCGAACATGAGGTGCTCCCAGGCGGGCGGGTCGGGGTCGGACAGGTTGAGCGTGCCGAGGCGGCGCTGCATGGCCTCGAACGTCGCCGGGTCGCCGGTGAGGACGAGGGCGTGTTCGTCGGCGCGGGCCTCGATGCGGCGGGACACGAAGGCCTGGGCGGGGCCGGCGATCAGGCCCGCCAGCGTGACCAACGCGAGCAGCAGGCCGATGGCACGCGGCTCGGAGATCGTGTCGACGCCGGCCCGGCTCAGCAGCCACTGCCAGGAGCCGAGCAGGAAGAGCACGATCACCGCGGCCGCCGTGCCCAGGGCGCCCAGGATCGTGCCGGTCAGCACGTCGCCGTCCTTGGCGTGACCCAGCTCGTGGGCGGCCACCGAGACGACCTCGGCCGGTTCGGCCTCGGTGAGCATGGTGTCGTAGACGACGATGCGCCGGGTCGGGCCGAGACCGGAGACGTAGGCGTTGACGGCCCGGGTGCGCCGGGACGCGTCGGCGACCAGCACATCCTTGACCGGCACGCCGTCGCGGGCGGCCAGTTCCATCAGTTCCGTACGCAGGGGGCCGTCGGCCATCGGCGTGAACTTGTTGAAGACCGGCTCGACCACCACCGGCAGCACGAACGACAGCAGCACGACCAGCCCGGCCGCGCCCGCCGCGCCGATCGCCCACCACCAGCGCGGGGCGAAGTGGGTGACCGTGTAGAACCCGGCCAGCGCCAGGCCACCGATCACGGCGCCGACCGCGAAGGACTTGAGCAGGTCGACCGTCCACGCGCCCCACGACTGGGTGGAGATGCCGTAACGCACGACGATCGTGTGCCGCCAGGCCGCCAGCGGCAGCGTGACCACTTCGGAGACCAGCACGACGGCGAACCCGCCGAGGATCGCCTGGGCCAGCCAGTGCCCGCCGAACGGGCGGCCGGCCTGGGTGACCAGCCCGGCGCCGAGCGGCGTGAGCCCGATGACCAGGGCCACGATCAAGGTCAACAGCATTGCCCCGTACGAGCCGGGACGCAGCTCGGCATGGAAGGCGCGGCCGCGGGCCACCTGGTCGGCGGGGAGCTGGTCGAGCGCGGCCAGCTGGTCGGGCCGCGGGGCGGGCGGGCGATGCCACGGGATCGACTGCCAGGCGACGACGACGAGGATCACCAGCAGGACGAGCAGCGTGCCCGCGGCCCAGACCCGATTCATCCGACCATCCTAGGGGTCTGTTTCGTGGCTGGGGCGGGGCTGTGGCAGGGCCCCGGGAGCGTCATGATCACGCCACGTGACGCCTCCGCGGATACATCGGGACCACCACCGGGGGCTCGGGCGTCTCGAGCAGCTCGACCTCGAAGCCGGCCAGCTCGAACACCTCGACCGCCCGCAGCTCACCGGGAGTCAGGTCGCCGATGCCGTCGGGCGTGGTCAGCAACGCCCCGACCACACACTCGCGGCACTCCTCAACGCTCCGGTCGCAGCGACCGCAGTCGATGATCATCACTCCTCCTCCCCGGGTGGCGGCGCGACGTCAACGGGGGAAGCACCGTCGCGGACCGACCACCATCGGTGACCAGAACGCTAGGGCAGGGGTATGACAAAAATCCGTTACCGCAGGTCACGAACGGGAGAGACGCCGTAGCAGAGAGTCCGCACCCATCGGGTAGGCCCCGTGCCGGCGAACGCCGTCGGCCACCTCGCGGTCGGAGGAGATGACCACGAGCGGCCGCCCGGCCGGCTCGCCCCGCACCAGCTGGCGGATCAGCTCGTCGGCGGTGTCGCCCTTGCGCGAGAACAGCACTCGCACCCCGCGCGGCGCGGGCGGCAGGCCGTGCACCCGCTCGGCGCCGTCGAAGACCACAGTGATCTCGTCGCCGGTCTGGGCCGCGATGCCGCCGAGCCCGGTGATCAGGCGTTTGCGCTGCTGCTCGAGCGACATCTCGGCGAATCCGCGCTTGGTCACGTTGTACCCGTCGACGATCAGGTGGGCCCGGGGCAGGGCCAGCAGCTGGTCGAGCCGGCCGGGGTCGTCGGTGTCCTGCGCGCGGGCCTGCGACCGCTCGGGCGAGCCGGGCCGCTCGGCCGCGGTGTCGGCCACGAAATCGGCCGGCATCTTGTCGGACGGGTTGAGCGCGAGCTCGCGGCGCAGCCCGGAGGCAGCCTGGCCGATCGTCTCGATCAGCAGCCAGAGCCGGGCGTCGTCGGCCGCGCGGGCGTCCTTGGCGGCCGCCTTGCCGGTCGCGGCGAGCGCCTCGGCCTCGGCCAGCCGGGCCTTGAGGCGACGGACCTCGGAGTCGTGGTCGGCCGCGACGCGCGACGCCCGGCCCTTCTCGGTGGCCAGCAGGTCGCTCGCGCGTTTCTGGGCGGCCTGGGCCTCGCGCAGGGCCTTGCCGTTGGCCCGCGCCTCCTCGCGCACCTGGCCCAGCTCCTCGCGGACCCGGGCCAGCTCGTCGCGCAGCTTGTCCGCCTCGACCTTGGCCACCGCGCGGTCGTGCTCGGCCCGCGCGGCCCGCTGCTCGGCGTCGCGCACCTGGTGGGCGACGGCGGCGCTGTCGGCCTCGGCCTGCACGGCGTGGCCGGCCTCCTCGATCAACTCGTGCCAGCCCTCGGGGCGGGCCAGATAGGCCAGCGCGGCCACCTCGACCGGGTCGGCCGCGCCGGGCGCCACGCCCGAGGCGATGGCGCTGCCCAGGTCGCCCGCGTCGGCCACGACCCGGCCGCTGATCCGCTGGCGGAACAGCGGGTCGGCGGTGAGCTGGGCGGCGATCTCGCGGCCGCCGAGGCGGGCCCGGCGGTTGGGGGCGAACCGGGCGACCCGGCGCATCTGCACCGGCATCTCGTCGGCGGGCAGCCCGGGCAGGGCGGCGGCGGCGAGCACGATCACCCGCTGGCGGACCGGCTCGGGCAACACCGGCTCCGGAGCGAACTCCGCATCCTGGACAGCCGCCTCCTCCTCGGGGCGGTCGCCGGACGGCAGGAGCTCTGACATCTACCCATTCTCCCACCGCGGACTGCGGAAAAGCTTGTCGAAGCAAGTGATCTTTTCAAGCGGGCTGCGGTTTTCTGTCGTACCCCCGCTCTAATCTCCCCGCCGTGGCACAACCGGCATATGTCCAGGGCACTCTGGACACCCTTCTCAGCGCCGACGGCTCGGTCGAACCGGCCGCGCTCTCCCTGGCCGACACCACTTTCGTGGTGCTCGACCTCGAGACGACCGGCGGCGCGGCCGACGGCGCCGGCATCACCGAGATCGGCGCGGTCAAGGTGCGCGGCGGGGCCGAGCTGGGCGTTTTCGCGACCTTGGTCAATCCCGGCGAACGTCTGCCACCGTTCATCACCGTGCTGACCGGCATCACCGAGGCGATGCTGGCCCCGGCCCCGCCGATCGAGTCGGTGCTGCCCAGCCTGCTCGAGTTCCTGCGCGGCGCGGTGCTGGTGGCGCACAACGCGCCCTACGACGTGGGCTTCCTCAAGGCCGCCTGCGCCCGTCACGGCTACCCCTGGCCCAACCCGCGGGTGCTCGACACGGCCGCCGTGGCCCGCCGCGCGCTGACCCGCGACGAGGTGCCCAACCGCAAGCTGGGCACGCTGGCCCAGTTCTTCCACGCGACCGTCCAGCCCACCCACCGCGCGCTCGACGACGCCCGGGCCACGGTCGACGTGCTGCACGGCCTGATCGAGCGGCTGGGCAGCTATCGCGTGCACACTCTGGGCGACGCGATCGAGTTCGCCAAGGCGGTCACGCCCACCCAGCGCCGGCAGCGCCACCTGGCCGACGGCCTGCCCCACTCCCCCGGGGTCTACGTGTTCCGTGCCGCCGACGACCGCGCGCTCTACGTCGGCACGTCCAAAGACATCGCCACCCGGGTCCGCAGCTATTTCACCGCCAGCGAGAAACGGGCTCGGATCAGCGAGATGCTCGGGGCGGCCACCCGGGTCGAGGCCGTCGAGTGCGCCCACTCGCTCGAGGCCGAGGTCCGCGAGCTGCGGCTGATCGCGGCCCACTCCCCGCCGTACAACCGCCGGTCGAAATATCCGGATCGGGTGGTCTGGCTCAAGCTCACCACCGAGGCCTACCCGCGGCTGTCGGTGGTCCGCACGCTGGCCGACGACGACGCGGCCTATCTGGGCCCGTTCTCGTCGCGCCGCACGGCCGAGCTGGCCGCGGCCGGAGTCTACGACGCCGTGCCGCTGCGCCAATGCGGCCACAAGCTCTCGGTGCGCACCCCGACCCCCGCCTGCGCGCTGGCCGAGCTGGGCCGCTGTCCCGCGCCGTGCCAGCACAAGATCACCCCGGAGGATTACGCGACCACCGCCGCGCTGCCCTTCCGCGACGCCATCCACGGTGACCCGTCCCAGGTGGTCGACGCCCTGATGGATCGGATCGAGGGGCTCTCCGACAAGCGCCGCTACGAGGAGGCCGCCGTTCTGCGCTCCCGGCTGATCGCGCTGCTGCGAGCCACCGTACGGATGCAGCGATTGTCCGCTTTGACCAAGCTGAGCGAGATCGTCGCCGCCCGCCGGGACACGATCGGCGGCTGGGAGATCTCGGTCGTCCGGCACGGCCGGCTGGCCGCCGCGGCCACCTCACCGCCCCGCGAGCACCCCCGGCCGACCCTCGACGCGGTCCGGCTGACGGCAGAGAAGGTCCTACCCGGACCGGGTCCGGTGCCGGCCGCCACGGCCGAGGAGACCGAGCGGATCCTGGCCTGGCTCGAACGGCCCGACACCCGGCTGGTGGAAACTTCCGGCGACTGGGTGTCACCGGTTCGTGGCGCGGCGCGCTTCACCGCCCTGCTCAACAGGGCGGAAGCC from the Paractinoplanes abujensis genome contains:
- a CDS encoding DEDD exonuclease domain-containing protein, with protein sequence MAQPAYVQGTLDTLLSADGSVEPAALSLADTTFVVLDLETTGGAADGAGITEIGAVKVRGGAELGVFATLVNPGERLPPFITVLTGITEAMLAPAPPIESVLPSLLEFLRGAVLVAHNAPYDVGFLKAACARHGYPWPNPRVLDTAAVARRALTRDEVPNRKLGTLAQFFHATVQPTHRALDDARATVDVLHGLIERLGSYRVHTLGDAIEFAKAVTPTQRRQRHLADGLPHSPGVYVFRAADDRALYVGTSKDIATRVRSYFTASEKRARISEMLGAATRVEAVECAHSLEAEVRELRLIAAHSPPYNRRSKYPDRVVWLKLTTEAYPRLSVVRTLADDDAAYLGPFSSRRTAELAAAGVYDAVPLRQCGHKLSVRTPTPACALAELGRCPAPCQHKITPEDYATTAALPFRDAIHGDPSQVVDALMDRIEGLSDKRRYEEAAVLRSRLIALLRATVRMQRLSALTKLSEIVAARRDTIGGWEISVVRHGRLAAAATSPPREHPRPTLDAVRLTAEKVLPGPGPVPAATAEETERILAWLERPDTRLVETSGDWVSPVRGAARFTALLNRAEAAASGKDSSVRSSVTDRSDDARSLRL